One segment of Brassica rapa cultivar Chiifu-401-42 unplaced genomic scaffold, CAAS_Brap_v3.01 Scaffold0202, whole genome shotgun sequence DNA contains the following:
- the LOC117129845 gene encoding uncharacterized protein LOC117129845, producing MSCEESCDLPYLESEFINDNEQVNNVELTVLQPEHPSSLVLSQQVFEEEPLDIPHQCPCLDTWISLDEVPEPIFDVEDKPDPVFDEEATSIISTFMESHLCFDSGTTIVPSSPAPLLPDLQEHCEKSELVISLSDMFDKISSLDVIRFGLDKIKENCFSKSVFGNMINSFKIFEPDKFFDQQRFQTDLGISSEIILSFDQSLEQIKVFDHFEKYLELDLKQTDFCATKSFDLFVFKENSFDLNSSRHRLITDDLFASSLDLDDFLIKKMQEQNSLETETGFCELDFCDSVLQPDLLSFETDKTWHFMRSFRDNGVVLSSDEILVYNTFFEKCLELLINDSQTELKLVCSDVGKDMPILKMNIVVAYLDKILVCNI from the coding sequence atgtcttgtgaagaaagttgtgatcttccttatcttgaatctgagtttataaatgataatgaaCAGGTTAATAatgtagaactaactgttttgcaaccggagcatccgagtagccttgttttgtctcaacaggtttttgaggaagagccactggatattccacatcagtgcccatgtcttgacacttgGATATCTTTGGATGAAGTCCCAGAACCTATCTTTGATGTGGAGGACAAACCtgatccagtctttgatgaagaagcaacaagcatcatatctacctttatggagagccatctttgctttgattccgGCACAACTATTGTTCCTTCGTCTCCTGCCCCTTTGCTtcctgatcttcaagagcactgtgagaaatctgaattagttatttctctgtctgacatgtttgataagatcagttctcttgatgtgattcgttttggtcttgataagataaaagaaaattgtttttcaaaatctgtttttggaaacatgattaattcttttaaaatctttgaacctgataaatttTTTGATCAGCAACGTTTTCAAACTGACCTTGGCATCAGTTCTGaaattattttgagctttgatcagtCCCTGGaacaaatcaaagtttttgatcattttgaaaagtatcttgagcttgatttgaaacaaactgatttttgtgctacaaaatcttttgatttgtttgttttcaaagaaaatagctTTGATCTGAACTCTTCTAGGCATAGACTGATCACTGATGATTTGTTTGCATCTTCTCTGGACTTGGAcgatttcttaattaaaaaaatgcagGAACAGAATTCACTTGAAACTGAAACTGGTTTTTGTGAACTTGATTTTTGTGAttctgttttgcagcctgatctcttgagttttgaaactgataAGACTTGGCATTTTATGAGATCATTTCGTGATAATGGTGTTGTCTTGAGTTCTgatgaaattttggtttacaacacattctttgagaaatgccttgaacttttgataaatgattctcaaactgaacttaagcttgtgtgttcagatgttgggaaggatatgcccatcttgaaaatgaatattgttgttgcatatcttgataaaattcttgtatgtaatatataa